Proteins from one Pagrus major chromosome 1, Pma_NU_1.0 genomic window:
- the LOC140999255 gene encoding uncharacterized protein codes for MAEPRKVQFVTLSAFAAGAAAESRKRRLEDEADFNFGRAGEVEAATGAGGAASSEPLDKTGDREKAGAEKRATVRLNLSLSEPDDRSSVEFNYGELVQNLQSKNKPPSVTPAPNPPNPPNPANPFNDDERERLQVEALAKKFENKYGNTGKKKRKDRMQDLIDIGFGYDETDPFIDNSEAYDELVPASLTTKLGGFYINTGTLQFRAASESEGEGDKTPNDNKEQVIKKRKKKDMNNLEEKNPKKNRVPKQGVTALNLHRPEKKKRKKLMKDSLYLAAMLRRFTREKEEMKKRNPNMAHPSLAGAVANKPHSANSTNHVLASNSTHPQGNTASNDLSLADLTSDPAVMSLLGSANEKELQDLLGDLDFSLLDTDQQHAMAAARENGILGVGVPAHKAAAAAAAAGGGGGGGQGRGLGSSSGLFSPPPLPDGLPAPLIKRIEDLRAASRQFDQEGRKKFFTLDMNNILLDIELQVQEQPPEVRSEIYSHMEAFVPCNKEALLKRLKKLSLNIQDDRLRTPLLKLKLAVCSVMPEQIARYNMDCMAKVAKQQSEEGDRNGSEEEDEEKPGKRVMGPRKKFVWDDKLRNLLCSLVRVKLSCYEMENQCSLSVEDYLKAFLENEVKPLWPKGWMQARILLKESISVHGHLTGNLVKRRMVPGPKAKAKEGLWIHKPPLTMTSTPSLSTSTSVLTSNRLPISSSPSEPICLSDSLDEDLTAPSLDSISHALALLSNASKGLGPSDSPLSPPPLQMPTSSPPPVAPHYPSASQLSASVASTTQQHSLSKVETAGNLTTTTLPTSSPTSSSSSLSVASMARVQAAGLSLASRTANGPYGSIKGSGTMGQTQTQRLVTMASPNHRPTSVIGSVIGGSGKMHPHPSPSPPKQRPPPTASPLLPPHQKGFVSPAGLLGTMGAPQGLVKSSAKVSGNENTVSSSAPPSSSPSSQSRSISTTHSVLQSFCSPSPAASSPSPTSHTSHSSQSKSHTHHHHQPNFITPMQATLTKSSHSSNSSPIIKLTPRPPAPTPPPSSSPSPSSSPSHPLSHQMTPSQQHQYSPKTAKTFRPPFSIAGAGQVKQTQGAGQVKQTQGGGLLKQAQGGGLLKQAQGGGLLKQVQGGGLLKQVQGCGLLKQTQGGGQLKQTQGGCSFAGSQKTQSTTSNSSIINNSTNNKGVVLAVSHPDKTPSSSATSVSANHGQRQRMVGGANQSLKAGNGWVPSGTLATSSTTSHLSQVSTAGTSLLGSPSTLPLGFGMLGGLVPVSLPFQFPPLLNFSPPGAPGAAGMGSAPSSNSGYPLAQSDLMDLYKSLQSGSQAALPPHLQLAFSDANQSQGGDMKRKTH; via the exons ATGGCCGAACCGAGAAAAGTGCAATTTGTCACCCTCTCGGCCTTCGCAGCTGGAGCAGCCGCGGAGTCTAGGAAACGCCGGCTGGAGGATGAGGCCGATTTCAACTTCGGTAGAGCCGGGGAGGTCGAGGCAGCGACCGGGGCAGGGGGTGCTGCCAGCAGCGAGCCTCTCGACAAAACCGGCGACAGGGAAAAGGCTGGAGCCGAGAAGAGGGCGACGGTGCGGCTCAACCTGTCCCTCTCCGAGCCTGACGACCGCTCCTCGGTCGAGTTTAATTACGGCGAACTCGTCCAAAACCTCCAG TCAAAGAATAAACCTCCAAGTGTGACTCCAGCCCCCAATCCCCCCAATCCCCCCAATCCCGCCAACCCCTTCAACGATGACGAGAGAGAGCGGCTCCAGGTCGAGGCCCTGgcaaaaaagtttgaaaataaatat ggtaACActgggaagaagaagaggaaggaccGAATGCAAGATTTGATCGATATAGGTTTTGGCTACGACGAGACGGACCCCTTTATTGACAACTCAGAAGCT TATGATGAGCTGGTGCCTGCGTCTTTGACCACAAAGCTGGGGGGATTTTACATCAACACAGGCACGCTGCAGTTCAGAGCAGCCTCTGAATCGGAGGGGGAGGGAGACAAG ACGCCGAATGACAACAAGGAGCAGGTGAttaagaagaggaaaaagaaggacATGAACAATCTGGAGGAGAAGAACCCAAAAAAGAACAGAGTACCGAAACAAGG AGTGACGGCTCTCAACCTCCACCggccagagaagaagaagaggaagaagctgaTGAAGGACTCGCTGTACCTGGCGGCTATGCTCCGCCGCTTCACCcgggagaaggaggagatgaagaagcgGAATCCGAATATGGCTCACCCCAGCCTGGCAGGAGCTGTGGCGAACAAGCCCCACTCCGCCAACTCAACAAACCACGTGTTAGCCTCCAACTCCACCCACCCGCAGGGCAACACAGCCAGCAACGACCTCTCGCTGGCTGACCTCACCTCGGACCCTGCCGTGATGTCACTGCTGGGCTCGGCCAATGAGAAGGAGCTGCAGGATCTCCTAGGCGACCTGGACTTCAGCTTGTTGGACACTGACCAGCAGCACGCCATGGCGGCGGCCAGGGAGAACGGCATCCTGGGAGTCGGTGTTCCGGCTCATAaagcagcggcggcagcagcagcagcaggaggaggaggtggtggcggCCAGGGGCGAGGTCTGGGGTCTTCCAGTGGACTGTTTTCTCCGCCCCCGTTGCCTGATGGACTGCCTGCTCCTCTTATCAAACGCATCGAGGACCTGCGGGCG GCCTCGCGGCAGTTTGATCAAGAAGGCAGGAAGAAATTTTTCACCCTGGACATGAATAACATTCTCCTGGA taTCGAGCTGCAGGTCCAGGAGCAGCCTCCCGAGGTGCGTTCAGAAATCTACTCGCACATGGAGGCATTTGTGCCGTGCAACAAAGAAGCCCTCCTCAAACGCTTGAAAAAGCTCAGTCTCAACATCCAG GACGATCGACTAAGGACGCCACTTTTGAAGTTGAAGCTGGCAGTGTGTAGTGTGATGCCAGAGCAGATAGCCAGATACAACATGGACTGCATGGCCAAGGTTGCAAA GCAGCAGTCAGAAGAGGGCGACAGGAACGgctcagaggaagaagatgaggaaaaGCCTGGGAAAAGGGTGATGGGCCCACGGAAGAAGTTTGTCTGGGATGACAAACTCAG gaaCCTGCTGTGCAGCCTCGTGCGAGTGAAGCTGAGCTGCTACGAGATGGAGAACCAGTGCTCTCTGTCTGTGGAGGACTACCTCAAGGCCTTCTTAGAGAACGAGGTCAAACCACTATGGCCCAAGGGCTGGATGCAGGCcag GATTTTGTTGAAGGAGAGTATTTCTGTTCACGGTCACCTCACTGGAAACCT AGTCAAGAGGAGAATGGTGCCTGGGCCCAAGGCCAAAGCCAAG GAGGGTCTTTGGATCCACAAACCACCTCTCACTATGACCTCCACCCCTTCTCTGTCCACCTCAACTTCCGTTCTGACCTCCAACCGCCTGCCCATCTCCTCCTCGCCCTCGGAGCCCATCTGTCTGTCCGACTCCCTGGACGAGGATCTGACTGCTCCCTCTCTGGACTCCATCTCCCACGCTCTGGCCCTCCTCAGCAATGCATCTAAGGGCCTGGGCCCCTCAGACAGCCCCTTGTCGCCTCCTCCCCTGCAAATGcccacttcctctcctccccccgtCGCCCCTCACTACCCCTCAGCCTCTCAGCTCTCTGCCTCAGTCGCATCCACGACGCAGCAACATTCCCTGTCTAAGGTGGAGACCGCTGGGAACTTGACAACGACAACGCTACCGACCTCCTCTCctacctcctcttcctcgtctctCAGTGTCGCCTCCATGGCTCGTGTGCAGGCGGCAGGCCTGTCGCTGGCCTCCAGGACTGCAAATGGTCCCTACGGCTCAATCAAAGGATCCGGCACCATGGGACAAACCCAGACTCAGAGACTTGTTACTATGGCATCACCCAATCACAGGCCAACCTCGGTGATTGGCTCGGTGATTGGCGGGAGTGGCAAGATGCATCCTCACCCCTCCCCTTCGCCTCCAAAGCAGCGGCCTCCTCCCACGGCTTCCCCTCTTCTGCCCCCCCATCAGAAGGGCTTTGTTAGTCCGGCGGGGTTGCTGGGAACTATGGGGGCCCCTCAAGGACTGGTCAAGAGCAGTGCCAAAGTCAGCGGAAACGAGAACACCGTGAGCAGCAGCGCTCCACCTTCTTCCTCGCCCTCCTCACAGTCCCGCTCCATCTCCACCACCCACTCTGTCCTGCAGTCTTTCTGCTCTCCCTCCCCGGCGGCCTCGTCGCCGTCCCCCACCTCCCATACCTCGCACTCCTCTCAAAGTAAAtcgcacacacaccaccaccaccagcccaACTTCATCACACCCATGCAGGCCACCCTCACCAAGTCCTCCCACAGCAGCAACTCCTCCCCCATCATCAAACTCACCCCTCGTCCTCCGGCGcccaccccacccccctcctcctccccttccccgTCATCCTCGCCCTCGCACCCACTCTCCCATCAGATGACCCCCAGCCAGCAGCACCAGTACTCCCCCAAAACCGCCAAAACTTTCCGACCCCCCTTCAGCATAGCGGGCGCTGGGCAGGTGAAGCAAACACAGGGCGCTGGGCAGGTGAAGCAGACGCAGGGTGGTGGGCTGCTGAAGCAGGCACAGGGTGGTGGGCTGCTGAAGCAGGCGCAAGGTGGTGGGCTGCTGAAGCAGGTGCAGGGTGGTGGGCTGCTGAAGCAGGTGCAGGGTTGTGGGCTGCTGAAGCAGACGCAGGGTGGTGGGCAGCTGAAGCAGACGCAGGGCGGCTGCAGCTTCGCAGGAAGCCAGAAAACTCAGTCCACCACTAGCAACAGTAGCATAATCAACAACTCCACCAACAATAAGGGGGTGGTATTAGCTGTCAGTCACCCAGACAAGACTCCCTCGTCTTCAGCAACTTCTGTCTCAGCCAATCACGGGCAGCGGCAGAGGATGGTGGGCGGGGCTAACCAGAGCTTAAAGGCAGGAAATGGTTGGGTGCCTTCAGGAACTCTGGCCACGTCGTCCACAACATCACACCTCTCACAG GTATCAACAGCAGGCACTTCCCTCCTGGGCAGCCCCTCCACTCTGCCTCTGGGCTTTGGCATGTTGGGAGGCCTGGTGCCCGTCTCGCTGCCCTTCCAGTTCCCCCCGTTGCTCAATTTCAGCCCTCCCGGAGCCCCAGGGGCTGCTGGCATGGGCTCAGCTCCCAGCTCCAACTCAGGATACCCTCTAGCACAGAGCGACCTAATGG ATCTGTATAAGAGTCTCCAGTCAGGGTCGCAGGCCGCCCTACCTCCTCACTTGCAGCTTGCTTTCTCAG ATGCGAACCAAAGCCAGGGTGGAGACATGAAGAGGAAAACACACTGA